The following are encoded in a window of Castanea sativa cultivar Marrone di Chiusa Pesio chromosome 5, ASM4071231v1 genomic DNA:
- the LOC142636881 gene encoding putative NAD(P)H dehydrogenase (quinone) FQR1-like 1, with amino-acid sequence MATKVYIVYYSTYGHVEKLAEKIKKGAESVEGVEAKLWQVPETLSDEVLGKLGAPPKSDVPVITSNELAEADGVLFGFPTRFGMMAAQFKAFLDSTGTLWRTQQLAGKPAGLFYSTGSQGGGQETTPLTAITQLVHHGMIFVPIGYTFGAGMFEMEKVRGGTPYGAGTYAGDGSRQPSELELDIAFHQGKYFAGISKKLKGTA; translated from the exons TTACTATTCTACCTATGGACATGTTGAGAAGCTGGCTGAAAAGATAAAGAAAGGAGCTGAATCCGTGGAAGGAGTGGAAGCAAAACTGTGGCAG GTACCCGAGACATTGTCTGATGAAGTTCTTGGGAAGTTGGGCGCACCACCAAAGAGTGATGTACCTGTCATTACTTCTAACGAGCTAGCTGAGGCTGATGGTGTACTTTTCGGTTTCCCAACTAGATTTGGAATGATGGCTGCACAATTCAAAGCGTTTCTAGATTCAACTGGAACGCTATGGAGAACTCAACAGCTTGCAGGCAAGCCTGCAGGACTTTTCTATAGCACTGGATCCCAGGGAGGAGGACAAGAGACTACCCC CTTGACAGCCATTACTCAGCTTGTTCACCATGGAATGATCTTTGTGCCCATCGGGTACACATTTGGAGCTGGCATGTTCGAGATGGAGAAGGTGAGAGGTGGCACTCCTTATGGTGCAGGAACTTATGCTGGGGACGGATCAAGACAGCCTTCTGAGCTAGAGTTGGACATAGCTTTCCACCAGGGAAAGTATTTTGCTGGCATTTCAAAGAAACTCAAGGGAACGGCTTGA